From the Microtus ochrogaster isolate Prairie Vole_2 chromosome 8, MicOch1.0, whole genome shotgun sequence genome, the window TGTTTgtaatgtgtggtgtgtgtgtgtgtgagtgtgtgatatatgtgtgagtgtggtgtgtgtgttaatatgtgtagtgtgtggtgtgtgtgagtgtggtaggTGTAAgtgttgtatgagtgtgtgtgctgtgtgtgagtgtgggggcaTGGGAGTTATAAGGATGTAGGGTGTGTATGTGATATGAGTCATGTAtgagtgggtgtgtgagtgtgcgagagtgatgtatgtgtgcacttggtggggagtggggagtgttgtataagaaagaatgtgtgtgccgggcggtggtNNNNNNNNNNNNNNNNNNNNNNNNNNNNNNNNNNNNNNNNNNNNNNNNNNNNNNNNNNNNNNNNNNNNNNNNNNNNNNNNNNNNNNNNNNNNNNNNNNNNNNNNNNNNaagagctagttccaggacaggctccaaagctacagagaaaccctgtctcgaaaaaaatacaaaaagaaagaaagaaagaaagaaagaaagaaagaaagaaagaaagaaagaaagagagaaagaaaggaaggaaggaagagtgtgAGTGGGCACATGGTGTATgagtctgtgtgaatgtgtgtgttcagCTGTGTACgggcacatgtgtacatgttggTGCATGTGGAGGACTAAGGCTGACGTCCAGAGTCTCCTGATCTCTCCCAGGCCCTTTATCCAGAGTCTAGGGCTCTCAGCTAAAGCCAGAGCCAAGCCGCCTATAAGCTAATCTCACCACCTTGCTCTGGGAAATCCCCTTTCTGCCTTTCAAACCTCAGGAGGGTCACTGTGCCCACCCGACATTTACAGGGagactggggatctgaactctagtcctcaagAGTGCTCAGCAAGAACCTtatacactgagccatcaccccaccCTCTGCTTGCTGTTGTCTTGCACTTGGACATTTGGACCCAGCTGACCCTTGGGCAGCCCAGAGCCACTGTCTGGTCACCCTGTGGTGATACCGTCCTGCAGACTCTAGAATCGAGAACCAGTATTCACATCAGTTGGGATGGGGCTCTTTCTGTTCTGGTCTCTGTCAGTCATTCCATAGCCAGGGAACTGGCAGACCCTGCCTCCTGGGTATCAGATGGAAGCAGGTACAGGAACAGGCCTGCTGAGGCCCAGGGACGTGCAGGCAGCCTTACAGATGTGTCCCTCTGCACCCACACAGATGTGTCCTGGTGTGAGCGAGGCTCAGGAGCTCTACAGCAGAGGCTTCCTGACTATTGAGCAGATTGCCACGCCCCCTCCGCCTGCCATCACAAACTACATCTTCCTGCTGCTCTGCCTGTGTGGCCTGGTGGGTAACGGCCTGGTCCTCTGGTTTTTCGGCTTCTCCATCAAGAGGACACCCTTCTCCATCTACTTCCTGCACCTGGCCAGCGCTGATGGGATCTACCTCTTTAGCAAGGCTGTGATTGCCCTCCTGAACACGGGGGCCTTCCTGGGCTCCTTCCCAGACTACGTGCGCAGAGTGTCCCGGATCGTGGGGCTCTGTGCGTTCTTCGCCGGTGTGAGCCTCCTGCCAGCCATTAGCACCGAACGCTGTGTGTCCGTCATCTTTCCCACCTGGTACTGGCGTCGGAGGCCCAAGCGCCTGTCTGCTGGGGTCTGTGCCTTGCTCTGGCTGCTGTCCTTCCTGGTCACTGGCATCCACAACTACTTCTGTATGTTCCTGGGCCGCGAGGCCTCAGGGACAGCGTGCCGCGACATGGACATCTCCCTGGGCATCttgctgttctttctcttctgcccacTCATGGTACTCCCCTGCCTGGCACTCATCTTGCACGTAGAGTGCCGGGCACGGCGCCGCCAGCGCTCTGCCAAGCTCAACCATGTGGTCCTGGCTATTGTCTCGGTCTTCCTTGTGTCTTCCATCTACTTGGGGATAGATTGGTTCCTCTTCTGGGTCTTCCAGATCCCCGCTCCCTTCCCCGAGTACGTCACTGACTTGTGTATCTGCATCAATAGCAGCGCCAAGCCCATTGTCTACTTCCTGGCTGGGAGGGACAAGTCTCAGCGCCTGTGGGAACCTCTCAGGGTAGTCTTCCAGCGGGCTCTACGGGATGGTGCAGAGCCCGGAGACACTGCTAGCACCACACCTAACACAGTCACCATGGAGATGCAGTGCCCCTCTGGGAATGCATCATGAAAGGCCAGTGTCTGGGGCAAGGCCGCAGCAGAGAGTGGCCAGTAACTTCCAGAGACGCTCTGCCCAAAGGGCAGAAGCAGGGCAGCTGTCCCTGTGCCGCCAGGAAGAAGAGCTTCCTC encodes:
- the Mrgprf gene encoding mas-related G-protein coupled receptor member F encodes the protein MAGNCSWEAHATNQNKMCPGVSEAQELYSRGFLTIEQIATPPPPAITNYIFLLLCLCGLVGNGLVLWFFGFSIKRTPFSIYFLHLASADGIYLFSKAVIALLNTGAFLGSFPDYVRRVSRIVGLCAFFAGVSLLPAISTERCVSVIFPTWYWRRRPKRLSAGVCALLWLLSFLVTGIHNYFCMFLGREASGTACRDMDISLGILLFFLFCPLMVLPCLALILHVECRARRRQRSAKLNHVVLAIVSVFLVSSIYLGIDWFLFWVFQIPAPFPEYVTDLCICINSSAKPIVYFLAGRDKSQRLWEPLRVVFQRALRDGAEPGDTASTTPNTVTMEMQCPSGNAS